A single genomic interval of Chitinophaga sp. 180180018-3 harbors:
- a CDS encoding sodium:solute symporter gives MNVNIDTVITVAYILFIVTIGLWSGKRKSNQQASTTSKDYFLAGKTLRWPMIGLALFATNISCLHLVSLAQSGFDTGLLNGNFEWMAAFTLVLLALFFVPFYIKSGISTLPDFLEKRYNPACRNWLAFVSILSAMIIHIAFSFLAGGIVLETLFGINMYYSIVAIALFTGLYTIIGGLRAVVVTETIQSIVLITGAIIITCFSWNKAGGWHGMKEVLSAQHEMNKLSMIRPAGDSSGMSWVAVFLGYPVLGIWYWCADQTIVQRVLGARDENHARVGALFCGFIKILPVFLFVLPGIFAYVLYKTHVLDLSSLPVIEKDGLRVPDTKGIYTVMITQLVPKGLVGILVAALLSGLMSQIAGALNSISTLASYDIYKRFKPDVTDRQLVTVGRWTAGIALGISLMLLPLLNRYTSLFAGINDIIAHIAPPITCVFLLGIFWKKASAKAAQYTLWLGSLLGAAVFAAGKLGGSSSAIGSIPFMVMAFYLFCICLILQVGLSFLFPSQQTSGSSKLYWTSIAEPLQSSGWRGIGNYKFLAGLLIGIMALLYWIFR, from the coding sequence ATGAATGTTAATATTGATACAGTTATTACGGTTGCCTATATCCTCTTTATTGTTACCATAGGCTTATGGAGCGGCAAAAGGAAAAGCAACCAACAAGCATCTACTACCAGTAAAGATTACTTCCTGGCGGGTAAAACATTAAGATGGCCAATGATCGGGCTGGCGCTGTTTGCAACAAACATTTCCTGCCTGCACCTGGTAAGCCTTGCTCAAAGCGGATTCGACACCGGCCTGCTCAACGGGAACTTCGAGTGGATGGCAGCCTTTACCCTGGTGTTACTGGCGCTGTTTTTTGTACCATTTTATATAAAATCCGGGATATCTACCCTGCCGGATTTCCTGGAAAAAAGATATAATCCGGCTTGCCGTAACTGGCTGGCATTTGTTTCCATCCTGTCTGCAATGATTATCCATATCGCGTTTTCCTTCCTGGCGGGCGGAATTGTTCTGGAAACGTTGTTTGGTATAAATATGTACTACAGCATTGTAGCTATTGCATTATTCACAGGATTATATACCATTATCGGAGGGCTGAGGGCTGTTGTGGTAACAGAAACCATTCAGAGTATAGTACTGATTACCGGCGCCATTATTATCACCTGTTTCTCCTGGAACAAGGCCGGCGGATGGCATGGCATGAAGGAGGTTCTTTCCGCACAGCACGAGATGAACAAGTTGAGCATGATCAGGCCGGCAGGCGACAGCAGTGGCATGAGCTGGGTAGCCGTATTTCTCGGATATCCTGTATTGGGTATATGGTACTGGTGTGCCGATCAAACCATCGTTCAGCGGGTGCTCGGCGCCCGGGATGAGAATCATGCCCGCGTAGGAGCTTTATTTTGCGGGTTCATAAAAATCCTGCCTGTTTTCCTGTTTGTACTGCCGGGTATTTTCGCATACGTACTTTACAAAACACATGTGCTGGACCTCAGCAGCCTCCCGGTAATTGAAAAAGACGGGCTGCGGGTCCCGGATACCAAAGGCATTTATACTGTGATGATCACCCAGCTGGTACCCAAAGGGCTGGTGGGCATACTGGTAGCGGCATTGCTTTCCGGCCTGATGAGCCAGATTGCCGGCGCCCTGAACTCCATCAGCACATTGGCCAGCTATGACATTTACAAACGGTTTAAACCTGACGTAACAGATAGACAACTGGTGACGGTAGGCAGGTGGACGGCGGGCATCGCACTGGGTATCTCGCTGATGCTGCTTCCTTTGCTGAACAGGTATACGAGTCTTTTCGCCGGGATCAACGATATCATTGCACACATCGCCCCTCCTATCACCTGTGTATTCCTGTTGGGTATTTTCTGGAAAAAAGCTTCGGCCAAAGCGGCACAATACACGCTGTGGCTGGGATCATTGCTGGGGGCGGCCGTATTTGCAGCAGGTAAACTCGGAGGCAGTTCTTCCGCCATTGGCAGTATACCTTTCATGGTAATGGCCTTCTACCTGTTCTGCATCTGCCTTATATTGCAGGTGGGGCTCTCTTTTCTGTTCCCATCGCAACAAACATCCGGCAGTAGCAAACTTTACTGGACTTCTATTGCTGAACCGCTGCAATCCAGCGGTTGGCGCGGAATAGGCAACTATAAGTTCCTTGCTGGATTATTGATTGGCATCATGGCACTACTATATTGGATATTCAGATAA
- a CDS encoding enolase C-terminal domain-like protein has translation MISTVHVSDRRFQLSTGAGSDAIHKDPQYSYAVTQLADDAGRRATGLAFTVGAGNELVCQAAKFYAEKLAGADIEELMSDFGSWFNRMSNEQQYRWLGPHKGVVHLGLASVTNACYDLWAKTRGLPLWKLLTGLSPEAIVNTLDLSYLEDVLTREEAIAMLEEQRSSKHLREKIIENGYPGYDTSVGWFNYGDEQIRDNCKKAIDAGFTALKLKVGSPDAQRDIHRANIVREVAGDATTVMLDANQQWNLPQAISICKELKKINPYWIEEPTHPDDLLAHQKLAEAIAPMKLALGEHVPNRILFKNYLQTGCASFIQVDAVRVGGVSEFITISLLCKKFGVPVVPHVGDMGQLHQHLVLFNHIAMGHEALFLEHIPHLRQYFVNPVCIQNGVYVTPQEAGSSCDLYEG, from the coding sequence GTGATATCAACTGTTCACGTGAGCGACAGGCGCTTCCAACTTTCCACGGGCGCCGGTAGCGATGCTATTCATAAAGATCCGCAATATTCTTATGCTGTAACACAATTGGCCGATGATGCCGGACGCAGGGCCACCGGACTCGCTTTTACTGTAGGCGCCGGCAATGAGCTGGTTTGCCAGGCCGCAAAATTCTATGCTGAAAAATTGGCCGGAGCAGATATCGAAGAATTGATGAGTGATTTCGGAAGCTGGTTCAATCGCATGTCCAACGAACAACAATACAGATGGCTGGGGCCGCATAAGGGTGTTGTACACCTGGGCCTGGCAAGTGTAACGAATGCCTGTTACGATTTGTGGGCTAAGACGCGCGGGCTCCCGCTATGGAAATTACTGACTGGCTTGTCTCCTGAGGCCATCGTAAATACATTGGATCTGTCGTACCTGGAAGATGTTCTTACCAGGGAAGAAGCTATTGCTATGCTGGAAGAACAAAGGAGCAGCAAACATTTGCGGGAGAAAATCATCGAAAATGGTTATCCTGGCTACGACACTTCTGTTGGTTGGTTTAACTACGGTGATGAACAAATCAGAGACAATTGTAAGAAGGCAATAGATGCCGGTTTTACAGCACTCAAATTAAAAGTAGGTTCTCCGGATGCTCAGCGGGATATACATCGCGCCAATATTGTCAGGGAAGTTGCCGGCGATGCTACCACTGTAATGCTGGATGCAAACCAGCAGTGGAACCTGCCGCAAGCTATTTCCATCTGCAAAGAATTGAAGAAAATTAATCCTTACTGGATAGAAGAGCCTACCCATCCGGATGATCTGCTGGCGCATCAAAAACTGGCAGAAGCCATTGCACCTATGAAACTGGCATTGGGTGAGCATGTTCCTAACCGCATCCTGTTTAAGAATTACCTGCAAACCGGTTGCGCATCTTTCATACAGGTCGACGCCGTTCGGGTTGGCGGCGTAAGCGAGTTTATAACGATCAGCTTACTTTGTAAGAAATTTGGCGTTCCTGTGGTGCCGCATGTGGGCGATATGGGCCAACTGCATCAGCACCTGGTACTGTTCAATCATATTGCTATGGGACACGAGGCGCTGTTCCTGGAACATATCCCTCACCTGCGGCAATATTTTGTAAATCCTGTTTGCATACAGAACGGAGTATATGTAACACCACAGGAAGCTGGCAGCAGCTGCGATTTGTACGAAGGATAG
- a CDS encoding SDR family oxidoreductase, whose translation MLENKIILLTGGADGIGWECAKAYASNGASICIIDLNPDLPAKITELPGNHSVFTGDVSLEATVQTAIALMIEKYGRIDAIHNNAGITHPSVPLHDTSDSEWDRLMSVNLKSMLFTTRHGIAHLKKTKGAILNTSSMVGTIGQDNHAAYVATKGAVNALTKAMALDYAPYSIRVNAISPAAVSTPALKKWGQEQPNSAAIQQYLDHLHPLGALPEADVIADAATFLLSNAARFITGCILPVSGGAELGYRTIL comes from the coding sequence ATGTTGGAAAATAAAATCATCCTGCTAACAGGAGGCGCCGATGGAATTGGCTGGGAATGCGCAAAGGCCTATGCAAGCAATGGCGCCAGTATCTGCATAATTGACCTGAACCCTGATTTGCCGGCAAAGATTACCGAACTGCCAGGCAACCATAGCGTTTTCACAGGCGATGTTTCACTAGAGGCGACAGTTCAGACGGCCATCGCATTGATGATTGAAAAATACGGCCGGATCGACGCCATTCATAACAATGCAGGCATTACGCATCCGTCGGTACCACTGCATGATACCAGCGACAGTGAATGGGACCGGCTGATGTCGGTTAACCTGAAAAGCATGCTATTTACAACCAGGCATGGCATAGCACATCTGAAAAAGACAAAGGGCGCCATACTAAACACAAGCTCGATGGTGGGGACCATTGGCCAGGACAACCACGCCGCCTATGTTGCCACCAAAGGCGCCGTAAATGCGCTCACCAAAGCGATGGCACTGGATTATGCCCCCTATTCGATTCGGGTGAACGCTATCAGTCCTGCCGCAGTTAGTACTCCTGCGCTCAAAAAATGGGGACAGGAGCAGCCAAACAGCGCAGCTATTCAGCAATACCTGGACCACCTCCACCCTCTTGGTGCATTACCTGAAGCAGATGTAATTGCCGACGCGGCCACATTTCTGTTGAGTAATGCTGCCCGGTTTATTACGGGGTGCATATTACCGGTAAGCGGAGGAGCAGAACTCGGATACAGAACTATACTATAA
- a CDS encoding AraC family transcriptional regulator produces the protein MKPVYAKILEGLENEVYATRFIDRPYFTTEFHFHEECQITYIVESAGHKVIGDCVEDFEPGELTFLGAHIPHVWYNSPATTAALKNREAARSVALFFHPDKLISLLAPLLDVSRLQALFEEARRGMKFYGKTKEALRDLLLRMSREKQGLSKVILLLELLQVLCSTKKYKLLAGAGYTNTYTNRDNLKMDKVFRYVFDNYSAEIRLDMVASLACMNKQAFCRYFKSRTQKTFIDFVNEVRITQACKLLVDDQYAIGTIAFQCGFNSLTNFNRFFKKMKGIAPREYRTQLQLKES, from the coding sequence ATGAAGCCTGTTTATGCTAAAATTCTGGAGGGATTGGAAAATGAAGTGTACGCCACCCGTTTTATTGACCGGCCATATTTTACGACTGAATTTCATTTCCATGAAGAATGCCAGATCACTTATATCGTTGAGAGTGCCGGACATAAGGTGATAGGTGATTGTGTGGAAGATTTTGAACCCGGCGAATTAACTTTCCTGGGCGCTCATATTCCGCATGTTTGGTACAACTCACCTGCTACTACAGCTGCTTTGAAGAACAGGGAAGCCGCACGTTCTGTGGCATTGTTCTTTCATCCGGATAAACTCATTTCTTTATTGGCGCCTTTGCTGGACGTGAGCAGGCTGCAGGCATTATTTGAGGAGGCGAGGCGTGGGATGAAGTTTTACGGAAAGACAAAAGAAGCGTTACGGGATTTGTTGTTGCGCATGTCGCGGGAAAAGCAGGGGCTTTCCAAAGTGATCCTTTTACTGGAATTACTGCAGGTGCTATGCAGCACTAAGAAGTATAAGTTGCTGGCCGGGGCAGGGTATACCAACACTTATACTAACCGCGATAACCTGAAAATGGATAAAGTGTTCAGGTATGTATTTGATAATTATTCCGCTGAAATAAGGCTGGATATGGTGGCCAGCCTGGCGTGTATGAATAAACAGGCTTTTTGCCGTTATTTCAAAAGCCGTACGCAGAAAACGTTTATAGATTTTGTTAACGAAGTACGTATTACCCAGGCCTGTAAATTATTGGTGGACGATCAATATGCTATCGGCACAATTGCTTTTCAGTGCGGATTTAACAGCCTGACGAATTTTAACCGGTTTTTCAAAAAGATGAAAGGCATTGCTCCGCGGGAGTATAGAACGCAATTGCAGTTGAAGGAGTCCTGA
- a CDS encoding UPF0175 family protein, with protein MSTITLQIPEKVDLDPRETARFLAAKLYEIGRLSLGQAAELAGLSKVAFSEVLGDYDVSLINHPISDIQKDAAKI; from the coding sequence ATGAGTACCATTACGTTGCAAATACCTGAAAAGGTTGATCTTGACCCAAGAGAAACCGCCAGATTTTTGGCTGCAAAACTTTATGAGATAGGCCGCCTGTCGCTGGGCCAGGCAGCGGAACTGGCAGGCCTTTCTAAAGTTGCCTTTTCCGAAGTATTAGGTGACTATGATGTATCGTTAATTAACCATCCTATCTCCGATATCCAGAAAGATGCTGCAAAAATATAA
- a CDS encoding DUF262 domain-containing HNH endonuclease family protein yields the protein MAELHVSKKNISKLLGDMQGKRFIIPDYQRPYKWDIEKCETLWNDIENFLQTEAHTGADYFLGTIVSFVNDDMNLEIIDGQQRITSFFLLLRAFYRKLEDMIDDEDVIGLKNQIAPCLWDINELSQKVSDKTKIHIISEVATANDNNVFHSILETGYTREDADDNYSSNYRFFKRQCDKYATTSPMQWKQLCITILKKCIVLPIECDRQETALTIFSTLNDRGLPLTDSDIFKAQIYKHRRTAEARKEFTNTWKELTATCKESSMSIDDVFRYYTHVLRARAKDKTKEVGLRNFYSKDSYARLKDIGLIEDIISLADFWHTINSDNGWQKESPDYEIDTEAWKYIHCLFNYPNEYWKYAISVYYLKNRGASFSKNFATFLQKLTAFLFAKFIDLPTVNAIKDDIYQAGISIQHDNEFELEYELDHEFKNRIENHASAKLSRGLLLLHAYQHSNQKDVIDWGFDIEHIFPQKWQNTNYNGWEESEAQQYLNKFGNKIVFEKKLNIQAGNGYFGKKKERYRESKIAAVIELGNYPKNDWIKEDIERREETFKNILLDFFQKNLAAPKEIELNL from the coding sequence ATGGCAGAGTTACACGTAAGCAAAAAAAATATCAGCAAACTATTAGGAGACATGCAGGGGAAGAGATTCATTATTCCTGATTATCAGCGGCCCTACAAATGGGATATTGAAAAATGCGAAACCTTATGGAATGATATTGAAAACTTTTTGCAAACAGAAGCACATACAGGCGCTGATTATTTTCTTGGAACTATCGTTTCTTTTGTAAATGACGACATGAATTTGGAGATTATTGATGGACAACAGCGTATTACTTCTTTCTTTCTACTGCTTCGTGCTTTTTATAGAAAGTTAGAAGATATGATAGACGATGAAGATGTTATTGGGCTCAAGAACCAGATAGCTCCCTGCCTATGGGATATTAACGAACTATCTCAAAAAGTTTCAGACAAAACAAAAATTCACATTATTTCTGAAGTTGCTACAGCAAATGACAACAATGTGTTTCATTCTATTTTGGAAACTGGATATACAAGGGAGGATGCAGATGATAATTACTCTTCTAATTACCGATTCTTTAAACGCCAATGTGATAAATATGCAACAACAAGCCCAATGCAATGGAAGCAGTTATGCATAACCATTCTTAAAAAATGTATTGTACTTCCCATAGAATGCGACAGGCAGGAAACAGCCCTTACTATTTTTTCCACGCTTAACGATCGGGGGTTGCCACTTACCGATTCTGACATTTTCAAAGCGCAGATTTACAAACACCGCCGTACTGCTGAAGCCCGGAAAGAATTTACAAATACCTGGAAAGAATTAACAGCTACATGTAAAGAATCATCCATGTCTATAGATGATGTATTTAGGTACTATACACATGTACTAAGAGCGAGAGCGAAGGATAAGACAAAGGAAGTAGGGCTTAGAAATTTTTATTCAAAAGACTCATATGCAAGACTAAAAGACATCGGGTTAATAGAGGACATTATATCCCTGGCAGATTTCTGGCACACTATCAATTCAGATAATGGCTGGCAAAAGGAATCTCCGGATTACGAGATTGACACAGAAGCCTGGAAGTATATTCATTGTTTATTCAATTATCCGAATGAATATTGGAAATACGCTATTTCCGTATATTATTTAAAGAACAGGGGGGCGTCTTTTTCAAAAAATTTTGCAACCTTTCTTCAAAAACTTACGGCATTCCTTTTTGCGAAATTCATAGATTTACCTACTGTGAATGCCATCAAAGATGATATATACCAGGCGGGCATTTCGATTCAACATGACAATGAGTTCGAACTTGAATACGAATTGGATCATGAGTTTAAAAACCGGATAGAAAACCACGCATCAGCGAAACTTTCTCGTGGCCTTCTCTTATTGCACGCCTATCAGCATTCAAATCAAAAAGATGTAATTGATTGGGGATTCGATATTGAACACATTTTTCCTCAAAAATGGCAAAATACAAATTATAATGGCTGGGAAGAGAGTGAAGCACAGCAGTATCTTAACAAATTTGGGAATAAAATAGTTTTTGAAAAAAAACTGAACATCCAGGCAGGAAACGGTTATTTTGGGAAAAAGAAAGAACGGTATCGAGAGTCGAAGATTGCAGCTGTTATAGAGCTGGGTAACTATCCCAAAAATGACTGGATAAAAGAGGATATTGAAAGACGGGAAGAAACCTTCAAAAATATCTTGTTGGATTTTTTTCAAAAAAATCTGGCTGCGCCTAAAGAGATTGAACTAAATCTGTAA